Proteins encoded in a region of the Fusarium falciforme chromosome 6, complete sequence genome:
- a CDS encoding HIT domain-containing protein, producing the protein MFDPSTPPTACCPFCTICNIFKPYDPLNPPPQSSPSIDPELVSPASFIVLSTPTLIAFLDILPLSRGHLLLCPRPHRPKLTDVTDSESAELGRYLRVLSKATARATGVEDWNVVQNNGAAAAQVVPHMHFHVIPRPEIRASGRFSESFTMFGRGKREELDDDEAAQLAEELRQSVAAVLKEEEESRKAKL; encoded by the coding sequence ATGTTCGATCCATCTACTCCTCCAACAGCTTGCTGCCCCTTCTGCACAATCTGCAACATCTTCAAGCCCTATGATCCTCTCAACCCTCCTCCCcaatcatcaccatccataGACCCCGAGCTCGTCTCCCCTGCTTCTTTCATCGTGCTCTCCACCCCGACGCTCATCGCCTTCCTCGACATCCTACCTCTCAGCCGCGgtcacctcctcctctgcccaAGGCCTCATCGCCCCAAGCTCACCGACGTGACCGACTCCGAGTCCGCCGAGCTGGGTCGCTATCTACGCGTCTTATCCAAGGCTACAGCTCGCGCCACAGGTGTCGAGGACTGGAACGTGGTGCAGAACAACGGCGCCGCTGCAGCCCAGGTCGTCCCGCACATGCACTTCCACGTCATCCCCAGACCGGAAATTCGCGCCAGCGGCAGGTTCAGTGAGAGCTTCACCATGTTTGGAAGGGGGAAGCGGGAAGAgctggatgacgatgaggcgGCTCAGCTGGCCGAGGAGCTGAGACAGAGTGTCGCCGCCGTCctgaaggaagaggaggagagtcgAAAGGCCAAACTATAG
- a CDS encoding Aldo-ket-red domain-containing protein, whose protein sequence is MLMYPSRTFTLNTGDEIPAVGLGTWRSNPRQVSTAVETALRAGYRHIDTALAYGNEREVGIGIRASGVPREDIWVTSKLRNNWHKHVREGLETSLNNLGLDYVDLYLIHWPCSRDADDPANLYRDWDFVDTWAEMQKLLDGGKVRNIGVSNFGIRHLEELLNSPSTKAVPAVNQIELHPCNPSPKLVAYNTTKGIHTEGYSCLGSAHLALSRNKILVDIANAKGKTPQQVLLHWGLQKGWSVVPKSVTPSRIESNLDLDGWELTGEEMDMLDGIDTRFKVVGDGFLPKRVFFGDDE, encoded by the exons ATGCTAATGTACCCTAGCCGCACCTTTACCCTCAACACCGGCGACGAGATCCCCGCCGTCGGCCTTGGAACCTGGCGCTCTAACCCCCGCCAAGTCTCAACCGCCGTCGAGACAGCCCTCCGCGCCGGCTACCGCCACATCGACACGGCCCTCGCCTACGGCAACGAGCGAGAAGTCGGCATCGGGATCCGTGCCTCTGGCGTCCCCCGCGAGGACATTTGGGTGACGTCCAAGCTGCGCAATAACTGGCACAAGCATGTCCGCGAGGGCTTGGAGACGAGTCTGAACAACCTTGGACTCGATTATGTCGACTTGTACTTGATCCACTGGCCTTGCTCGAGAGATGCGGATGATCCTGCCAACTTGTACCGGGATTGGGATTTTGTTGATACTTGGGCTGAGATGCAGAAGTTGTTGGATGGGGGAAAGGTTCGCAATATTGGCGTTTCCAACTTTGGCATCAGGCATCTCGAGGAGTTGCTGAACAGTCCTTCTACCAAG GCCGTTCCCGCCGTCAACCAGATCGAGCTGCATCCATGCAACCCCTCCCCCAAGCTCGTCGCCTACAACACCACCAAGGGCATCCACACCGAAGGATACTCGTGCCTGGGTTCGGCCCACCTGGCTTTGTCCCGCAACAAGATCCTGGTTGACATCGCCAATGCAAAGGGCAAGACGCCGCAGCAGGTGCTGCTGCACTGGGGTCTGCAGAAGGGCTGGAGCGTCGTCCCCAAGAGCGTCACGCCTTCGCGGATCGAGTCCAACTTAGATCTGGATGGGTGGGAGCTGACGGGCGAAGAGATGGACATGCTGGATGGGATCGACACCCGGTTCAAGGTTGTCGGGGATGGGTTCTTGCCCAAGAGAGTCTtctttggagatgatgagtaA
- a CDS encoding BHLH domain-containing protein: protein MMSSTYLDAAEGERGGARFGGGLSDNWMSSMDAAAMPFSGLDASYEASPQASLQSPETPSLDNTVFPSPMADFAYLDRPFGDFSSSGYAIPPATPGQFPVRSSHRTSTSLSDGYDLTGGSSVSPSLGTVWPAHVSPAATFLPTPPMADELSAAESGAEDDNPDRDEDEEEEEEEEPAPKKRKRGADKPKGAKRPHTQLRTASRAPKKRGAAATKPRHPSETVEEVKARAAHNQVEQQYRKRLNTHFERLLAVLPPPGREGGVASDRRVSKAEVLDLARERIRALERQTARLERERRELRGRIGGLEGRMGGRCLV, encoded by the exons ATGATGAGCTCGACATATCTCGACGCCGCGGAGGGGGAGCGCGGAGGAGCACGCTTCGGCGGCGGCTTGTCTGACAACTGGATGAGCAGCATGGATGCCGCTGCCATGCCCTTCTCCGGTCTGGATGCTTCATACGAGGCTTCACCT CAGGCTTCTCTTCAGTCTCCAGAGACGCCCAGTCTCGACAACACCGTCTTCCCCTCCCCCATGGCTGACTTTGCCTACCTTGACCGGCCGTTTGGGGACTTTTCCTCGAGCGGCTACGCCATCCCGCCCGCCACCCCGGGCCAGTTCCCCGTCCGTTCGTCTCACCGTACCTCTACCTCGCTCTCCGACGGCTACGACCTGACCGGCGGCTCCTCGGTCAGCCCGTCCCTCGGTACCGTCTGGCCTGCCCACGTGTCCCCCGCGGCGACATTCCTGCCCACTCCGCCCATGGCCGACGAACTGTCTGCCGCCGAGTCAGGAGCCGAGGACGACAATCCGGACcgcgacgaggacgaggaggaagaggaagaggaggagccgGCGCCCAAGAAGCGTAAGCGAGGCGCCGACAAGCCAAAGGGAGCCAAGCGGCCTCACACGCAGCTTCGCACTGCGTCTCGAGCTCCCAAGAAGCGAGGAGCCGCAGCCACCAAGCCGCGGCATCCGTCCGAGACTGTTGAAGAGGTCAAGGCTCGGGCAGCTCACAACCAGGTAGAGCAGCAGTACCGCAAGCGTCTCAACACGCACTTTGAGCGGCTACTCGCCGTCCTGCCCCCACCCGGCCGCGAAGGCGGCGTCGCGAGCGATCGCAGGGTCAGCAAGGCTGAGGTGCTCGACCTGGCTCGCGAGAGGATCCGCGCGCTGGAGAGGCAGACGGCTAGGCTGGAGAGGGAGCGGAGAGAGCTCCGAGGGAGGATTGGCGGGTTGGAGGGGAGGATGGGGGGTAGATGTTTAGTTTAG